The genomic DNA CTGTCCGGCGTATAAGGTTTAATATCTAAAATTGGGGTCTTATTGAACAAGTCTAAACCATCGACGTGTAAAAAGCGACTCTCTCGTTTTAGCAATTTTACAATGGTAATTGCTATTGGAACTGGTCTATGAGGAGAATCGCTACAAAAGACACCCACCTCTGGAAGATCCTCGAATTTTATTCCGAATCTTATTAAGCGTCTGAATCTCACTTTCAGGACCCTTTGTTCTTCATTGCCAACCTTATCCAAGTAGGATACGATAATGATATGAGAGAATCCTTCAATTTTATCCAAACCTTCTTTGAAATCATCAAAAATTTCAATTGTTCCCTCGACCCCGCCCAGGGAGTCTTTTACAAATTCTTCTTCGTCTCTATTATGCACTAAACCTATCGGTTTAACAACTATCTCTCCCATGAATTTATTAAAATATGAGTAGACATCTAAATGTTTGGTATAGTTAATTTGCTTAGAACTAAATTTATCTATGCTTTGTTTAGATTATAAATTACTTTGTAATGCAAAGTTTTATATATTGCAAAGTTTTAATATAGTGCGGTGATATGAGATGAATGAGAAAATTAATCTGAAAGAGATCGAACGAAAGGCTTACAGGTCATACCATCAAGACGGTTTAATTGACATAGTTGTCGGCGTTTTTGTTCTGTTGTTTGGCTCAGGCATCTTTCTTAAAACTGTGATAGACTTTAGTACATGGTTTATAATTCCAGCAATTTTTCCTGCGATCATATTGCCTATTTGGATTTCGGCTAAGAAACGAATAACTATGCCAAGGATTGGTTATGTAAATTTTGGAAGTAGAAGTACAAACAAGTTAATGGCTGTCTTAATTGGAGTTATGGTCTTTGGTCTGTTAACATCCATAGTTTTTCTTTTTTCTTTAGCATCAACTCAAGCTTGGGCATTAACACTGAGGAATCTGATCATTCCAAACAGTATGATCATAATAGGTATTGCAGCGGCTTCAATATCAAGCCTATTCGCATACACAATGGGTCTAAAGCGGCTGTACGTATATGGACTATTAACATTAGCAACATCTCTTATAGGACACTTCATCACTATCCCATTCGAGTATTTCCTTGTAACTATTGGACTTGTGATTACCATCAATGGCTTTGTTCTTCTAATGCAATTCATACGAAAATATCCACTAACTCATGGTGACAAGACACTTGTCAAAAAATTCTTTTAACCTAAAGAACATCGATCGATTGATCCATGAGCCAACTAGATTGATGATCATGACCCAGCTGTATGTTGTAGAAAGCGCAGACTTCCTCTTCCTCCAAAATCAACTTCAGATGACTCCAGGTAATCTATCATCTCATTTGAGCAAACTGGAAGAGGCAGGTTATGTGGAGATAGTCAAGGAATTCATTGAGCGAAAGCCTCACACAGCACTAAAACTTACAAAGAAAGGACGTGATGCTTTCAACGG from Candidatus Methylarchaceae archaeon HK02M2 includes the following:
- a CDS encoding transcriptional regulator, translating into MSKNSFNLKNIDRLIHEPTRLMIMTQLYVVESADFLFLQNQLQMTPGNLSSHLSKLEEAGYVEIVKEFIERKPHTALKLTKKGRDAFNG
- the tsaA gene encoding tRNA (N6-threonylcarbamoyladenosine(37)-N6)-methyltransferase TrmO yields the protein MGEIVVKPIGLVHNRDEEEFVKDSLGGVEGTIEIFDDFKEGLDKIEGFSHIIIVSYLDKVGNEEQRVLKVRFRRLIRFGIKFEDLPEVGVFCSDSPHRPVPIAITIVKLLKRESRFLHVDGLDLFNKTPILDIKPYTPDRIERNVELPEWYKELESKVSQISGLKNPSL